The following are encoded together in the Bacillus sp. V2I10 genome:
- a CDS encoding pentapeptide repeat-containing protein, giving the protein MTKSFKIELPKIPPNLKKANFQDIYYEEDPYLANSIITDTAIDNAEIDKLVLSKVTFKNVRLINASFRRIDMTDVLFENCDLSNASFSEGIIHRVTFKDCKLMGLNLTEANIGNVSFENCIVNMSDFVDARLKQVIFDNSSLQSANYYECKFNKVKFNRCDIDSVDFTQTTLKGIDISTCTFDRINVDIGNLEGCVVSPEQAIGFATLLGLKVKS; this is encoded by the coding sequence ATGACAAAAAGTTTTAAAATTGAACTTCCAAAAATTCCGCCAAACCTAAAAAAAGCAAATTTCCAAGACATTTATTACGAAGAAGATCCATATTTAGCAAACAGCATTATTACAGACACTGCCATTGATAATGCGGAGATTGATAAATTAGTTCTGTCCAAAGTCACTTTTAAAAATGTAAGACTCATAAATGCTTCTTTTAGGAGGATTGATATGACAGATGTGCTTTTTGAAAACTGTGACCTATCTAATGCTAGCTTTAGTGAAGGAATTATACATAGAGTCACTTTTAAAGACTGTAAATTAATGGGCTTAAATCTTACAGAAGCCAATATAGGAAACGTTTCTTTTGAAAATTGTATTGTAAATATGAGTGACTTTGTAGATGCTCGTTTAAAACAGGTGATATTTGATAATTCATCTTTGCAGAGTGCTAACTATTATGAATGTAAATTTAACAAGGTTAAGTTTAATCGATGCGACATTGACAGCGTTGATTTTACCCAAACTACACTTAAAGGAATAGATATTAGTACATGTACTTTTGATCGTATCAATGTGGATATAGGAAATTTGGAAGGTTGTGTAGTTTCTCCTGAACAAGCAATTGGATTTGCAACGTTGTTAGGGTTAAAGGTAAAAAGTTAA
- a CDS encoding NAD(P)H-dependent oxidoreductase produces MKHLVVYAHPHPGSFNHAILETTVKALEGNGHQVVVRDLYALDFQPVLKPQDTAAMKSGDIPDDIRTEQKFISQADIITFIYPIWWTGLPAIIKGYVDRVFSYGYAYAYGEEGIIQLLKGKKGLIINTHGTPKEIYDQIGMTAGLKITSDIGIFDFTGIEPLEHLLFGNVSETLEEAVRKDILNQIEETINSLFK; encoded by the coding sequence ATGAAACATCTTGTTGTTTATGCACATCCACATCCTGGCAGTTTTAATCATGCAATATTAGAAACAACTGTAAAAGCTTTAGAAGGCAATGGTCATCAGGTTGTTGTGAGAGATTTGTATGCCTTGGATTTTCAGCCTGTGCTGAAACCGCAAGATACGGCTGCTATGAAATCTGGTGATATCCCTGATGATATTAGAACAGAACAAAAATTCATTTCGCAAGCAGATATTATCACATTTATATATCCAATTTGGTGGACTGGACTTCCAGCTATTATTAAGGGTTATGTAGATCGAGTATTTTCCTATGGCTATGCCTATGCATATGGAGAAGAAGGAATTATTCAATTACTCAAAGGGAAGAAAGGCCTGATTATTAATACTCACGGTACTCCCAAAGAGATATATGACCAAATTGGGATGACCGCAGGTTTGAAAATCACATCAGATATTGGGATATTTGATTTTACAGGGATTGAGCCATTAGAGCATTTATTATTCGGAAATGTCTCTGAAACCCTTGAAGAAGCAGTGCGGAAGGATATCCTAAACCAAATTGAAGAGACAATTAATTCTCTTTTTAAGTAG
- a CDS encoding dihydrofolate reductase family protein: MVKLIYHVAVSLDNFIADQGMIDGNINKSLFLFEGDHVPDFLTDIQQYDSVLMGGKTYEFGFQFGAKPGEPGYKGLKHYIFSNSMHFESNDEVELVKGDALGFIENLKQQGCGKIWLCGGGELAGSLLKNKLIDQLVLKVNPIIVGDGIPLFGSVKSDLKLELVDMKQYSNGVIKPTYNIIYD, encoded by the coding sequence ATGGTTAAATTAATTTATCATGTCGCAGTTTCATTAGACAACTTTATTGCGGATCAAGGTATGATAGATGGGAATATTAATAAATCTCTCTTTTTATTTGAAGGCGATCATGTTCCGGACTTTTTAACTGATATTCAGCAATATGATTCGGTGTTGATGGGTGGAAAAACATATGAGTTTGGATTTCAATTTGGTGCTAAACCTGGTGAACCTGGGTATAAGGGCTTAAAACATTACATATTTTCAAACTCCATGCACTTTGAATCAAATGATGAAGTCGAACTTGTGAAAGGAGATGCTTTAGGGTTTATCGAGAATCTCAAACAGCAAGGCTGTGGTAAGATTTGGCTGTGCGGAGGTGGGGAATTAGCTGGTTCATTGCTGAAAAATAAACTTATTGATCAATTAGTGCTCAAGGTTAACCCAATTATAGTAGGTGATGGAATACCTCTATTCGGAAGCGTTAAATCGGATTTGAAATTAGAGTTAGTGGATATGAAACAGTATTCTAACGGGGTCATTAAACCAACTTACAATATTATTTATGACTAG
- a CDS encoding Gfo/Idh/MocA family protein, translated as MKQLNFNHRSKNEAQAHFHIQPYLDHPEAELYALCDLNEERLRENGRKYRVSRLYQDYKELLLNKDIEAVSICTWNESHAEIAVAALEAGKHILVEKPLSISVKEAQKVQKAAEQSGKVAQVGFVRRFGSNTKTLKQFIDHGELGDLYYAKASILRRLGNPGGWFSDKKRSGGGPLIDLGVHVIDLCWYLMGKPAPVSVSGNTYNKLGNRAHIENLDFYKAADFNPSKNDVEDLANALIRFENGASLFVDVSFTLHAQTNEVSVKVFGDKGGAEIEPVFKLVTEKHNTILNIDPQVDHKEFHFEKAFYEEIHHFVDCCFGRKETIAPVKDGVDVMKMLSAVYESAEKGTEINLKEHIH; from the coding sequence ATTAAACAACTTAATTTTAACCACCGTTCTAAAAATGAAGCTCAAGCTCACTTTCACATTCAGCCCTATCTCGATCACCCAGAGGCCGAACTTTACGCACTGTGTGACCTGAATGAAGAACGGCTGAGGGAAAATGGCAGGAAATATCGAGTCAGCCGTCTTTATCAAGACTATAAAGAACTGCTTTTAAACAAAGATATTGAAGCTGTGAGCATTTGCACTTGGAATGAGTCGCATGCCGAAATTGCTGTTGCGGCACTGGAAGCAGGCAAGCATATTTTAGTAGAAAAGCCGCTAAGCATCAGCGTGAAAGAAGCACAAAAGGTGCAGAAAGCAGCAGAACAATCTGGAAAAGTTGCGCAGGTAGGATTTGTCCGCCGTTTTGGCAGCAATACGAAAACACTGAAGCAGTTTATCGATCATGGGGAGCTTGGAGATCTCTACTATGCAAAAGCCTCTATTTTAAGGCGCCTTGGTAACCCGGGCGGTTGGTTTTCTGATAAAAAGAGATCAGGCGGCGGCCCTCTTATCGACCTTGGCGTTCACGTTATTGACCTTTGCTGGTATTTAATGGGGAAGCCTGCGCCGGTATCTGTGTCTGGAAATACGTATAATAAATTGGGGAACAGAGCACACATTGAGAATCTTGACTTCTATAAAGCTGCTGATTTTAATCCTTCCAAAAATGATGTGGAAGACTTGGCAAACGCTTTAATTCGCTTTGAGAATGGCGCCTCTCTTTTCGTTGATGTCAGTTTTACCCTTCATGCGCAGACAAACGAAGTATCAGTAAAGGTATTCGGTGACAAAGGAGGAGCAGAAATAGAGCCGGTATTTAAGCTTGTGACAGAAAAACACAATACTATTCTGAACATTGATCCACAAGTTGACCATAAAGAATTCCATTTCGAAAAAGCGTTTTACGAAGAAATTCATCACTTTGTTGACTGCTGTTTTGGCAGAAAAGAAACAATCGCTCCAGTAAAAGATGGAGTTGACGTCATGAAAATGCTGAGTGCAGTCTATGAATCTGCTGAAAAGGGGACAGAAATAAATCTGAAAGAGCATATTCACTAA